The Castanea sativa cultivar Marrone di Chiusa Pesio chromosome 11, ASM4071231v1 genome contains a region encoding:
- the LOC142615702 gene encoding uncharacterized protein LOC142615702 isoform X1, with amino-acid sequence MGEHDETGSGLLPNGLLPNEAGSVMRVLGDGDSDRWLKAEERTTKLIACIQPNSPSEGRRNAVAHYVQRLIRKCFPCEVFTFGSVPLKTYLPDGDIDLTAFSKNQNMKESWAHQVRDMLENEEKNENAEFHVKEVQYIQAEVKIIKCLVENIVVDISFNQLGGLCTLCFLEEVDNLINQNHLFKRSIILIKAWCYYESRILGAHHGLISTYALETLVLYIFHVFNNSFAGPLEVLYRFLEFFSKFDWDNFCVSLWGPVPISSLPDVTAESPRKDGGELLLSKSFLDACSTAYAVLPGDQENQGQPFVSKHFNVIDPLRINNNLGRSVSKGNFFRIRSAFAFGAKRLARLLDCPKEDLFFEVNQFFFNTWDRHGSGHRPDAPRNDLWHLRLLPPDQLHVSESLRSNSSSQRNDIVSGHETQVGGTRGSGSVSSQHGNHSLESSSRTSDVSTVSRTQSQKSYGNPKNSRVSEQIRWEISSNQGKLVDKVQRISRPDNLVNDIQKKFLFARTRSSPELTDTYGEVSSQGRRNRGLESGKSQTSARFDNSRRKNQESDILASHGIRTEDPASVRHISSRQSLDAAADSNCGSNSYHEETGSGAMGEEFASVMGAQGMHQEEQDLVNMMASSTTHNFNGQVHLPLNLASGQFPIPSSVLAPMEYAQRNLSGMVPTNFPLIETPWGINMQFPQGFSSPIAHYFPGMGLTSNPEDSIEPVNENFGSVEMSLGESDNDFWHEQDRGSTGEFDLDNGSFEMLQSDDKLQSTSASHKFDPSFRNVGSSSSTRNQQKITKENQGSMRDDHVDTLQYQDNRGNEVYHDDRTSSLRGPSATPSSVKSKTSSESSFEGSSVKVSKLTREKRGRRTAASVLPSTIVVKGKSTSEHSSTQGDDDNGDWNLQSTMGSELAERSTGAQSVAALHVTRHQVPGFESAQTSGSESLIPIAPMLLGPGSRQRNPDGSGVPTFFYPTGPPVPFVTMLPVYNFPTEAGTSDTSMSQFSGEEGLDNSDSSQNFDPSEGLDLHEVLSTNSVRSTVPIEPSEHKSDILNSDFASHWQNLQYGRSCQNSRYPAPLIYPSPVMVPPVYLHGRFPSDGPGRPLSNVNLLTQLMSYGPRFVPVAPLQSVSNRPAAVFPRYGDEIPRYRSGTGTYLPNPKLSARDRQSTGARRGNYNYDRSDHHGDREGNWNINSKSRAAGRSHSRTQAEKPNSRSDRLAASESRTDRPWGSHRRDSFPSHQSQNGPVRSNSAQSSPSNVTYGMYPLPTMNPSGVASNGPTIPPPLVMLCPYDQNAGYGSHAEQLEFGSLGPVGLSGVNEVSQLNDGSRLSGAFEIHGVSAQRSSPDQPSSPHLGRSVTQTNYLLKVEDFPRLAFPNQGGNDSERNYDEKPSHFQTRGAMIEEEFDYLIR; translated from the exons TTGCATTCAGCCTAACTCGCCTTCTGAAGGCCGCAGAAATGCTGTCGCCCATTACGTCCAACGCCTCATCCGTAAATGCTTCCCTTGTGAG GTGTTCACTTTTGGGTCGGTGCCCCTCAAGACTTATTTGCCTGATGGAGACATTGACTTAACAGCCTTCAGTAAGAACCAAAATATGAAGGAATCATGGGCTCATCAAGTCCGTGATATGCTGGAGAATGAGGAAAAGAATGAGAACGCTGAATTCCATGTTAAAGAGGTTCAGTACATTCAGGCAGAA gtGAAGATAATAAAATGTCTTGTGGAAAATATCGTGGTAGACATATCATTCAACCAGCTTGGAGGGTTGTGCACTCTTTGCTTCCTTGAGGAG gttgataatttgataaaCCAAAATCATTTATTCAAGCGTAGCATTATATTGATCAAGGCTTGGTGTTATTATGAAAGCCGGATCCTGGGTGCTCACCATGGGCTTATCTCAACTTATGCCTTGGAAACCTTGGTTCTTTACATATTTCATGTCTTCAATAATTCCTTTGCTGGACCACTTGAG GTCCTCTACCGTTTTTTGGAGTTCTTTAGTAAGTTTGATTGGGACAATTTTTGTGTTAGCCTATGGGGTCCTGTACCCATTAGTTCACTTCCAGATGTAACAG CTGAATCTCCTCGAAAAGATGGTGGAGAGTTACTACTCAGCAAATCGTTTCTAGATGCTTGTAGCACAGCATATGCTGTTCTCCCTGGTGATCAAGAAAATCAGGGGCAACCCTTTGTTTCCAAACATTTTAATGTTATTGATCCGTTGCGTATAAACAACAATCTTGGGCGTAGTGTCAGTAAAG GGAATTTCTTTAGGATACGCAGTGCTTTTGCATTCGGGGCTAAAAGACTGGCAAGATTACTTGATTGCCCTAAAGAAGACCTATTTTTTGAAGTAAATCAGTTCTTTTTTAACACTTGGGACAGACATGGTAGTGGCCATCGTCCTGATGCACCAAGGAATGACTTATGGCACTTGAGATTGTTGCCCCCAGACCAGTTACATGTGTCCGAGAGTTTAAGGAGCAATTCAAGTAGCCAAAGGAATGATATTGTCTCTGGTCATGAAACTCAAGTCGGTGGGACACGAGGTTCAGGAAGTGTTTCCTCTCAGCATGGTAATCATTCCCTGGAAAGTTCTTCTAGAACCAGTGATGTTTCTACAGTCTCTCGTACTCAAAGCCAAAAGAGTTATGGCAACCCAAAAAACTCAAGGGTCTCTGAACAGATTAGGTGGGAAATTAGTTCCAATCAAGGTAAACTTGTGGATAAAGTTCAGAGAATTTCCAGACCTGATAACTTGGTCAATGATATACAGAAGAAGTTTCTCTTTGCAAGGACACGTTCTAGCCCTGAGCTTACTGATACATATGGTGAAGTTTCTTCTCAGGGAAGGCGTAACAGAGGTCTAGAAAGTGGGAAAAGCCAAACTTCTGCAAGGTTTGATAATAGCAGGAGGAAAAACCAGGAATCGGATATTTTGGCAAGCCATGGCATTAGAACTGAGGATCCTGCATCTGTTAGGCACATCTCGTCCCGTCAGAGTCTAGATGCTGCTGCTGATTCAAATTGCGGTTCCAATAGTTACCATGAAGAGACAGGCTCGGGTGCCATGGGTGAGGAGTTTGCTTCTGTTATGGGGGCACAAGGAATGCATCAGGAGGAGCAAGATCTTGTGAACATGATGGCATCTTCCACAACTCATAATTTTAATGGACAGGTTCATCTTCCATTGAATTTGGCGTCAGGTCAATTTCCCATCCCATCTTCCGTTCTAGCGCCAATGGAATATGCTCAGAGAAATCTGAGTGGAATGGTTCCCACAAATTTCCCACTGATTGAGACTCCTTGGGGCATAAATATGCAGTTTCCACAAGGATTTTCTTCCCCAATAGCTCACTATTTCCCTGGCATGGGATTGACCTCAAATCCTGAAGATTCAATTGAACCtgttaatgaaaattttgggtcAGTGGAAATGAGCCTGGGGGAGTCTGACAATGATTTCTGGCATGAGCAGGACAGGGGCTCTACTGGTGAGTTTGATCTTGATAATGGAAGTTTTGAAATGCTTCAGTCAGACGACAAGCTACAATCAACTTCAGCTAGTCATAAGTTTGATCCTTCATTTCGCAATGTTGGTTCTAGCAGCTCTACAAGAAATCAACAGAAGATTACAAAAGAAAACCAAGGTTCAATGAGGGATGATCATGTGGATACTTTGCAGTATCAAGATAACAGAGGGAATGAGGTTTATCATGATGACAGAACTTCAAGTTTGAGAGGGCCTTCTGCAACCCCTAGTTCTGTGAAAAGTAAAACCTCTTCTGAGAGTTCTTTTGAAGGGTCATCGGTAAAGGTCTCAAAATTGACCAGGGAAAAACGGGGTAGGAGAACTGCTGCTTCTGTACTACCATCTACCATCGTGGTGAAAGGTAAGAGCACGTCTGAGCATTCCTCCACTCAGGGAGATGATGACAACGGGGACTGGAATCTACAGTCCACTATGGGTTCTGAACTGGCAGAAAGAAGCACAGGAGCTCAATCTGTTGCTGCTTTACATGTTACAAGGCATCAAGTACCTGGATTCGAATCAGCTCAAACAAGTGGATCAGAGTCATTGATACCCATTGCTCCAATGCTCTTAGGTCCTGGTTCACGACAAAGAAATCCAGATGGTTCTGGTGTTCCTACCTTCTTTTATCCCACTGGGCCACCAGTTCCTTTTGTTACAATGCTTCCAGTGTACAATTTCCCTACTGAGGCAGGAACTTCTGATACATCGATGAGCCAATTCAGTGGGGAAGAGGGGTTGGATAACAGTGATTCTAGTCAAAATTTTGATCCATCTGAGGGACTTGATTTGCATGAAGTTTTAAGTACTAATTCTGTGAGAAGCACTGTTCCCATTGAGCCATCGGAGCACAAGTCTGATATTCTTAACAGTGACTTTGCTAGCCATTGGCAAAATTTGCAATATGGGCGGTCTTGCCAAAACTCACGATATCCTGCACCTCTGATTTATCCTTCACCTGTTATGGTGCCTCCCGTCTATTTACATGGCCGTTTCCCATCAGATGGCCCAGGAAGACCTCTTTCAAATGTGAATCTCTTAACGCAGCTTATGAGTTATGGCCCTCGTTTCGTTCCTGTTGCTCCTCTCCAATCCGTTTCAAATAGACCTGCTGCTGTTTTCCCACGTTATGGTGATGAAATTCCCAGATATCGAAGTGGGACTGGGACCTACCTGCCAAATCCT AAGCTTTCTGCTCGGGACCGACAATCGACTGGTGCCAGACGAGGGAATTACAACTATGATAGAAGTGACCACCATGGTGATAGAGAAGGGAACTGGAACATTAATTCAAAGTCACGTGCTGCTGGGCGCAGCCACAGCCGTACCCAAGCTGAAAAGCCAAACTCAAGATCAGACCGGTTGGCGGCAAGTGAGAGCCGAACTGACAGGCCTTGGGGTTCACATAGACGAGACTCATTTCCTTCACACCAGTCTCAGAATGGTCCAGTCCGCTCAAACTCTGCACAGAGTAGTCCTTCCAATGTGACATATGGCATGTATCCTCTACCAACCATGAACCCCAGTGGGGTGGCATCAAATGGACCTACTATTCCTCCACCTCTTGTCATGCTGTGTCCTTATGATCAGAATGCTGGCTATGGATCACATGCCGAACAGCTTGAGTTTGGGTCTCTTGGACCTGTGGGCCTCTCAGGTGTGAATGAAGTTTCACAACTAAATGATGGAAGCCGACTGAGTGGGGCATTTGAGATTCATGGTGTCTCAGCTCAACGGTCTTCACCAGATCAACCCTCATCACCTCACCTTGGGAG ATCGGTGACCCAGACGAACTATCTGTTAAAAGTAGAGGATTTCCCGCGTCTTGCATTTCCAAACCAGGGAGGGAATGATAGTGAGAGAAACTATGATGAGAAACCCTCCCATTTCCAAACCAGGGGCGCAATGattgaggaagaatttgattatttgattAGATGA
- the LOC142615702 gene encoding uncharacterized protein LOC142615702 isoform X2 yields MGEHDETGSGLLPNGLLPNEAGSVMRVLGDGDSDRWLKAEERTTKLIACIQPNSPSEGRRNAVAHYVQRLIRKCFPCEVFTFGSVPLKTYLPDGDIDLTAFSKNQNMKESWAHQVRDMLENEEKNENAEFHVKEVQYIQAEVKIIKCLVENIVVDISFNQLGGLCTLCFLEEVDNLINQNHLFKRSIILIKAWCYYESRILGAHHGLISTYALETLVLYIFHVFNNSFAGPLEVLYRFLEFFSKFDWDNFCVSLWGPVPISSLPDVTAESPRKDGGELLLSKSFLDACSTAYAVLPGDQENQGQPFVSKHFNVIDPLRINNNLGRSVSKGNFFRIRSAFAFGAKRLARLLDCPKEDLFFEVNQFFFNTWDRHGSGHRPDAPRNDLWHLRLLPPDQLHVSESLRSNSSSQRNDIVSGHETQVGGTRGSGSVSSQHGNHSLESSSRTSDVSTVSRTQSQKSYGNPKNSRVSEQIRWEISSNQGKLVDKVQRISRPDNLVNDIQKKFLFARTRSSPELTDTYGEVSSQGRRNRGLESGKSQTSARFDNSRRKNQESDILASHGIRTEDPASVRHISSRQSLDAAADSNCGSNSYHEETGSGAMGEEFASVMGAQGMHQEEQDLVNMMASSTTHNFNGQVHLPLNLASGQFPIPSSVLAPMEYAQRNLSGMVPTNFPLIETPWGINMQFPQGFSSPIAHYFPGMGLTSNPEDSIEPVNENFGSVEMSLGESDNDFWHEQDRGSTGEFDLDNGSFEMLQSDDKLQSTSASHKFDPSFRNVGSSSSTRNQQKITKENQGSMRDDHVDTLQYQDNRGNEVYHDDRTSSLRGPSATPSSVKSKTSSESSFEGSSVKVSKLTREKRGRRTAASVLPSTIVVKGKSTSEHSSTQGDDDNGDWNLQSTMGSELAERSTGAQSVAALHVTRHQVPGFESAQTSGSESLIPIAPMLLGPGSRQRNPDGSGVPTFFYPTGPPVPFVTMLPVYNFPTEAGTSDTSMSQFSGEEGLDNSDSSQNFDPSEGLDLHEVLSTNSVRSTVPIEPSEHKSDILNSDFASHWQNLQYGRSCQNSRYPAPLIYPSPVMVPPVYLHGRFPSDGPGRPLSNVNLLTQLMSYGPRFVPVAPLQSVSNRPAAVFPRYGDEIPRYRSGTGTYLPNPKLSARDRQSTGARRGNYNYDRSDHHGDREGNWNINSKSRAAGRSHSRTQAEKPNSRSDRLAASESRTDRPWGSHRRDSFPSHQSQNGPVRSNSAQSSPSNVTYGMYPLPTMNPSGVASNGPTIPPPLVMLCPYDQNAGYGSHAEQLEFGSLGPVGLSGVNEVSQLNDGSRLSGAFEIHGVSAQRSSPDQPSSPHLGRGL; encoded by the exons TTGCATTCAGCCTAACTCGCCTTCTGAAGGCCGCAGAAATGCTGTCGCCCATTACGTCCAACGCCTCATCCGTAAATGCTTCCCTTGTGAG GTGTTCACTTTTGGGTCGGTGCCCCTCAAGACTTATTTGCCTGATGGAGACATTGACTTAACAGCCTTCAGTAAGAACCAAAATATGAAGGAATCATGGGCTCATCAAGTCCGTGATATGCTGGAGAATGAGGAAAAGAATGAGAACGCTGAATTCCATGTTAAAGAGGTTCAGTACATTCAGGCAGAA gtGAAGATAATAAAATGTCTTGTGGAAAATATCGTGGTAGACATATCATTCAACCAGCTTGGAGGGTTGTGCACTCTTTGCTTCCTTGAGGAG gttgataatttgataaaCCAAAATCATTTATTCAAGCGTAGCATTATATTGATCAAGGCTTGGTGTTATTATGAAAGCCGGATCCTGGGTGCTCACCATGGGCTTATCTCAACTTATGCCTTGGAAACCTTGGTTCTTTACATATTTCATGTCTTCAATAATTCCTTTGCTGGACCACTTGAG GTCCTCTACCGTTTTTTGGAGTTCTTTAGTAAGTTTGATTGGGACAATTTTTGTGTTAGCCTATGGGGTCCTGTACCCATTAGTTCACTTCCAGATGTAACAG CTGAATCTCCTCGAAAAGATGGTGGAGAGTTACTACTCAGCAAATCGTTTCTAGATGCTTGTAGCACAGCATATGCTGTTCTCCCTGGTGATCAAGAAAATCAGGGGCAACCCTTTGTTTCCAAACATTTTAATGTTATTGATCCGTTGCGTATAAACAACAATCTTGGGCGTAGTGTCAGTAAAG GGAATTTCTTTAGGATACGCAGTGCTTTTGCATTCGGGGCTAAAAGACTGGCAAGATTACTTGATTGCCCTAAAGAAGACCTATTTTTTGAAGTAAATCAGTTCTTTTTTAACACTTGGGACAGACATGGTAGTGGCCATCGTCCTGATGCACCAAGGAATGACTTATGGCACTTGAGATTGTTGCCCCCAGACCAGTTACATGTGTCCGAGAGTTTAAGGAGCAATTCAAGTAGCCAAAGGAATGATATTGTCTCTGGTCATGAAACTCAAGTCGGTGGGACACGAGGTTCAGGAAGTGTTTCCTCTCAGCATGGTAATCATTCCCTGGAAAGTTCTTCTAGAACCAGTGATGTTTCTACAGTCTCTCGTACTCAAAGCCAAAAGAGTTATGGCAACCCAAAAAACTCAAGGGTCTCTGAACAGATTAGGTGGGAAATTAGTTCCAATCAAGGTAAACTTGTGGATAAAGTTCAGAGAATTTCCAGACCTGATAACTTGGTCAATGATATACAGAAGAAGTTTCTCTTTGCAAGGACACGTTCTAGCCCTGAGCTTACTGATACATATGGTGAAGTTTCTTCTCAGGGAAGGCGTAACAGAGGTCTAGAAAGTGGGAAAAGCCAAACTTCTGCAAGGTTTGATAATAGCAGGAGGAAAAACCAGGAATCGGATATTTTGGCAAGCCATGGCATTAGAACTGAGGATCCTGCATCTGTTAGGCACATCTCGTCCCGTCAGAGTCTAGATGCTGCTGCTGATTCAAATTGCGGTTCCAATAGTTACCATGAAGAGACAGGCTCGGGTGCCATGGGTGAGGAGTTTGCTTCTGTTATGGGGGCACAAGGAATGCATCAGGAGGAGCAAGATCTTGTGAACATGATGGCATCTTCCACAACTCATAATTTTAATGGACAGGTTCATCTTCCATTGAATTTGGCGTCAGGTCAATTTCCCATCCCATCTTCCGTTCTAGCGCCAATGGAATATGCTCAGAGAAATCTGAGTGGAATGGTTCCCACAAATTTCCCACTGATTGAGACTCCTTGGGGCATAAATATGCAGTTTCCACAAGGATTTTCTTCCCCAATAGCTCACTATTTCCCTGGCATGGGATTGACCTCAAATCCTGAAGATTCAATTGAACCtgttaatgaaaattttgggtcAGTGGAAATGAGCCTGGGGGAGTCTGACAATGATTTCTGGCATGAGCAGGACAGGGGCTCTACTGGTGAGTTTGATCTTGATAATGGAAGTTTTGAAATGCTTCAGTCAGACGACAAGCTACAATCAACTTCAGCTAGTCATAAGTTTGATCCTTCATTTCGCAATGTTGGTTCTAGCAGCTCTACAAGAAATCAACAGAAGATTACAAAAGAAAACCAAGGTTCAATGAGGGATGATCATGTGGATACTTTGCAGTATCAAGATAACAGAGGGAATGAGGTTTATCATGATGACAGAACTTCAAGTTTGAGAGGGCCTTCTGCAACCCCTAGTTCTGTGAAAAGTAAAACCTCTTCTGAGAGTTCTTTTGAAGGGTCATCGGTAAAGGTCTCAAAATTGACCAGGGAAAAACGGGGTAGGAGAACTGCTGCTTCTGTACTACCATCTACCATCGTGGTGAAAGGTAAGAGCACGTCTGAGCATTCCTCCACTCAGGGAGATGATGACAACGGGGACTGGAATCTACAGTCCACTATGGGTTCTGAACTGGCAGAAAGAAGCACAGGAGCTCAATCTGTTGCTGCTTTACATGTTACAAGGCATCAAGTACCTGGATTCGAATCAGCTCAAACAAGTGGATCAGAGTCATTGATACCCATTGCTCCAATGCTCTTAGGTCCTGGTTCACGACAAAGAAATCCAGATGGTTCTGGTGTTCCTACCTTCTTTTATCCCACTGGGCCACCAGTTCCTTTTGTTACAATGCTTCCAGTGTACAATTTCCCTACTGAGGCAGGAACTTCTGATACATCGATGAGCCAATTCAGTGGGGAAGAGGGGTTGGATAACAGTGATTCTAGTCAAAATTTTGATCCATCTGAGGGACTTGATTTGCATGAAGTTTTAAGTACTAATTCTGTGAGAAGCACTGTTCCCATTGAGCCATCGGAGCACAAGTCTGATATTCTTAACAGTGACTTTGCTAGCCATTGGCAAAATTTGCAATATGGGCGGTCTTGCCAAAACTCACGATATCCTGCACCTCTGATTTATCCTTCACCTGTTATGGTGCCTCCCGTCTATTTACATGGCCGTTTCCCATCAGATGGCCCAGGAAGACCTCTTTCAAATGTGAATCTCTTAACGCAGCTTATGAGTTATGGCCCTCGTTTCGTTCCTGTTGCTCCTCTCCAATCCGTTTCAAATAGACCTGCTGCTGTTTTCCCACGTTATGGTGATGAAATTCCCAGATATCGAAGTGGGACTGGGACCTACCTGCCAAATCCT AAGCTTTCTGCTCGGGACCGACAATCGACTGGTGCCAGACGAGGGAATTACAACTATGATAGAAGTGACCACCATGGTGATAGAGAAGGGAACTGGAACATTAATTCAAAGTCACGTGCTGCTGGGCGCAGCCACAGCCGTACCCAAGCTGAAAAGCCAAACTCAAGATCAGACCGGTTGGCGGCAAGTGAGAGCCGAACTGACAGGCCTTGGGGTTCACATAGACGAGACTCATTTCCTTCACACCAGTCTCAGAATGGTCCAGTCCGCTCAAACTCTGCACAGAGTAGTCCTTCCAATGTGACATATGGCATGTATCCTCTACCAACCATGAACCCCAGTGGGGTGGCATCAAATGGACCTACTATTCCTCCACCTCTTGTCATGCTGTGTCCTTATGATCAGAATGCTGGCTATGGATCACATGCCGAACAGCTTGAGTTTGGGTCTCTTGGACCTGTGGGCCTCTCAGGTGTGAATGAAGTTTCACAACTAAATGATGGAAGCCGACTGAGTGGGGCATTTGAGATTCATGGTGTCTCAGCTCAACGGTCTTCACCAGATCAACCCTCATCACCTCACCTTGGGAG GGGGCTTTGA